From one Lolium rigidum isolate FL_2022 chromosome 4, APGP_CSIRO_Lrig_0.1, whole genome shotgun sequence genomic stretch:
- the LOC124649426 gene encoding disease resistance protein RPM1-like — MLEGLIWLLILKLGDALANEAAELAKSFVVYEASALRDLFGEIRKMKEELESMQAFFRTAERFKDADETTVAFVNQIRGLAFNIEDVIDEFTYKLGEDREGMFLLKAIRRVRQIKTWYRLANYLRDIKADLKRAAERRRRYDLKGVERDAKLTRVGSSNTRPTESVHFKREDDLVGIAENRNLLMKWMKDEEQQHMIITVWGMGGVGKTTLAAHVYNAIKTDFDTCAWITVSHSYEAEDLLKQIVEEFRKNDRKKEFPKDVDVTDYRSLVETIRRYLEKKRYVLVLDDVWSVNVWFDSKDAFFGGKLGRIIFTSRIYEVALLASEAQIINLQPLQNHYAWDLFCKEAFWKNENSDCPPELHYWAHKFVEKCNGLPIAIVCIGRLLSFKSATFLEWENVYRTLEMKFTNNFILDMNIILKVSLEDLPHNMKNCFLYCCMFPENHVMQRKWLVRLWVAEGFIEASEHKTLEEVAEDYLTELINRCLLLEVKRNESGYVDDFQMHDILRVLALSKAREENFCIVLDYSRTHLIGKARRLSIQRGDIAHLAESVPHLRSLLVFQNSLTFGSLRSFSRSVKLMSVLNLQDSSIEGLPNEVFDLFNLRYLGLRRTKIANLSRHIGRLQNLLVLDAWKSKITNLPVEITRLCKLTHLIVTMKPLIPSMQYVPSIGVPAPISGMCSLASLQTLLFVESSSEMVNYLGALVLLRSFGISKVQGRHCEKLFIAITNMVHLTRLGIHAYDDEEVLQLDALNPPPLLQKIFLQGTLDKESLPRFFLSISTLKSLSILRLVWSKLQEDMFCYLEELHQLVKLQLYDAFDGNKINFRAMSFQKLRVLKIWGAPHLRQMTIERGALPSLVDLKLLLCPELKLLPGGIEHVSTLEELTLNSTAEELVQRVRQKREESISHVQRVYVGFVRNGELAAERIQ, encoded by the coding sequence ATGTTAGAGGGTCTAATCTGGTTGCTAATCctgaagcttggggatgccctggcaAATGAAGCAGCTGAGCTAGCGAAGTCGTTCGTCGTCTACGAAGCATCTGCTCTGCGAGACCTATTTGGTGAAATAAGGAAAATGAAGGAGGAGTTGGAGAGCATGCAAGCCTTCTTCCGAACTGCTGAGCGGTTCAAGGATGCGGATGAGACTACCGTTGCATTCGTGAATCAAATCAGGGGTCTTGCCTTCAATATCGAGGATGTTATTGATGAGTTCACCTACAAGTTGGGGGAAGATCGCGAGGGGATGTTTCTGTTGAAAGCAATTAGGAGGGTCAGGCAAATCAAGACATGGTACCGGCTAGCCAACTATTTGCGCGATATCAAAGCCGACCTCAAGCGTGCCGCAGAGAGAAGGCGCAGATATGACCTGAAGGGTGTTGAAAGGGACGCAAAACTGACAAGAGTAGGCAGCTCAAATACAAGACCTACAGAGTCTGTACATTTTAAAAGGGAAGATGATCTTGTGGGGATCGCGGAGAATAGAAACTtgctgatgaaatggatgaaagaTGAAGAGCAGCAACACATGATAATCACTGTTTGGGGCATGGGAGGTGTTGGTAAGACAACACTTGCTGCCCACGTTTACAACGCCATCAAGACTGACTTTGACACTTGTGCTTGGATCACTGTGTCTCATAGTTATGAAGCTGAGGATTTGCTAAAACAGATTGTTGAAGAGTTCCGGAAGAATGACAGGAAGAAGGAATTTCCAAAGGATGTTGATGTCACAGATTACAGAAGTCTCGTGGAGACAATCCGACGTTACCTAGAGAAGAAAAGGTATGTTCTTGTTTTAGATGATGTTTGGAGTGTGAATGTTTGGTTTGACAGCAAAGATGCATTTTTCGGGGGCAAACTTGGTCGGATAATTTTCACATCAAGGATATATGAGGTTGCACTGCTTGCTTCCGAAGCCCAAATAATTAACTTGCAACCCTTGCAAAATCACTATGCATGGGATCTGTTTTGTAAAGAGGCATTTTGGAAGAATGAAAATAGCGATTGTCCGCCAGAATTGCACTATTGGGCGCACAAGTTTGTAGAGAAATGCAATGGCTTGCCAATTGCTATTGTGTGCATTGGGCGCCTCCTGTCATTCAAGAGCGCAACATTTTTGGAATGGGAGAATGTATACAGAACTCTTGAGATGAAATTTACAAACAATTTCATCCTGGATATGAACATAATCTTGAAGGTTAGTTTGGAAGACCTGCCACACAACATGAAAAACTGTTTTCTTTACTGCTGCATGTTCCCagagaatcatgtgatgcaaaggAAGTGGCTAGTACGGCTCTGGGTTGCAGAAGGATTTATTGAAGCGAGTGAGCATAAGACACTGGAGGAGGTTGCAGAAGATTACTTGACCGAGCTCATCAACCGATGTCTGTTACTGGAGGTTAAGAGGAATGAATCAGGGTATGTTGATGATTTCCAAATGCATGATATCCTTCGGGTATTAGCCCTTTCTAAGGCACGCGAAGAGAACTTTTGCATTGTCCTTGATTACTCAAGGACTCATCTTATTGGGAAAGCACGCCGTTTATCAATTCAAAGAGGGGATATTGCGCACCTTGCAGAATCTGTGCCGCATCTCCGTTCCTTGCTTGTTTTCCAAAATTCGCTAACTTTCGGCTCACTTCGTTCATTCTCAAGGTCTGTTAAGCTGATGTCTGTATTGAATCTGCAAGATAGTTCAATTGAGGGTCTGCCAAATGAGGTGTTTGACTTGTTCAATCTGCGTTATCTGGGTCTTAGGCGAACTAAAATTGCAAATCTCTCACGGCATATTGGAAGGCTACAGAATCTGCTTGTTTTGGATGCTTGGAAAAGCAAAATTACCAACCTACCTGTCGAAATTACAAGGCTCTGTAAGTTGACACATCTTATTGTCACTATGAAACCATTGATACCGTCTATGCAATATGTTCCTTCTATTGGTGTACCAGCACCTATTAGTGGTATGTGTTCTTTGGCAAGTCTGCAGACATTATTGTTCGTGGAATCTAGTTCTGAAATGGTCAATTACCTTGGTGCTCTAGTTCTGTTGAGATCATTCGGCATCAGTAAAGTTCAAGGTCGCCACTGTGAAAAGCTGTTCATAGCTATTACCAATATGGTTCATCTAACCCGGCTTGGGATCCATGcatatgatgatgaggaagtTCTGCAACTCGATGCACTCAATCCACCTCCATTACTTCAGAAGATTTTCTTGCAAGGGACATTAGATAAAGAATCATTACCTCGATTTTTCTTATCAATCAGTACACTGAAAAGCCTCTCCATTCTACGACTAGTCTGGTCAAAACTTCAGGAAGATATGTTCTGTTATCTTGAGGAATTACATCAGTTGGTAAAACTTCAACTCTATGATGCATTTGATGGCAATAAGATAAACTTCCGAGCAATGTCATTCCAGAAACTTCGAGTACTAAAAATCTGGGGAGCTCCACATCTCAGGCAGATGACGATAGAAAGAGGGGCACTGCCCAGTTTGGTTGATTTGAAGCTCCTACTCTGTCCAGAGTTGAAGTTGTTGCCAGGTGGCATTGAACACGTGAGCACTCTCGAAGAGCTAACTTTGAATTCTACAGCAGAAGAGCTTGTGCAAAGGGTTCGACAGAAGAGAGAGGAGAGCatatcacatgttcagagagtttACGTCGGTTTCGTCAGGAACGGCGAGCTTGCTGCAGAGAGGATTCAGTAA